The following proteins are encoded in a genomic region of Cydia strobilella chromosome 19, ilCydStro3.1, whole genome shotgun sequence:
- the LOC134749872 gene encoding uncharacterized protein LOC134749872: MAQSALSEISRLKIPMNKGATPFLSWENSILTLISEKTVTIFKFTHNVQCMDKKIDWIITDIPCPKTSPATSLFSMKLMKQSNIKNIDYIQMMLDPALWPHNVQLMEELASVVSVQWSPPNFVHNNESVIAILNNVGNIELFAPASCGYSSLLNISSIIESQYKDTFQDNLPHNVEEVKKIADSIETCACCWGAQYNDTFNFVTAQKNGDIHFWKLQSADDEIGIEKLTVEHSNASEIVTMQWIPISNDVFLLVSANIFGQLYVYKYQWENNCPKLIYCDSPWPHKDRMVVRHLKYRVVNEKIMLICNKHRHLLVLLIDDTCNKVSEYLNNLNDYKITVISESNKHFYIGTINCSIYKVDITLTDGTLNVNVEQKTFKENLANHDLCGLCFSKNGVICALAVFNRKILFRKENVALDVIFLCEEESYGRELTLLLENPTRKLTNYWDCLELLRCKALRLKTLPAVDYTQLYLNQNIYGNKLYLILLNYYDTLNNLLKNKSKGCLPETSVEVTKEWIFALHAKNMISEFADICRIKQNSEVLTDLDTQTYSCAKKYIKYYCEKYKKNLTELAPSVFDDTKDNFQYTCQCCDENLKGFSCSNGHINMFCGLTLTPIESSDYLSCSACGLIVRKELEPENPICLFCDLHLNNYFLPT; encoded by the coding sequence ATGGCACAATCTGCTTTAAGTGAAATATCGCGATTGAAAATTCCCATGAATAAAGGTGCTACGCCTTTTTTAAGCTGGGAAAATTCTATTTTAACCTTGATCTCTGAAAAAACTGTTACCATTTTCAAATTCACGCACAATGTTCAATGCATGGATAAGAAAATTGATTGGATTATAACTGACATCCCGTGCCCAAAGACAAGCCCGGCCACAAGCTTGTTTTCCATGAAACTAATGAAGCAAAGTAACATTAAGAACATAGACTATATACAAATGATGCTGGACCCAGCATTGTGGCCCCACAACGTCCAACTGATGGAGGAGTTGGCTAGCGTGGTGTCTGTTCAGTGGTCACCACCTAATTTTGTGCATAACAATGAAAGTGTTATTGCAATTTTGAATAATGTTGGGAATATTGAGCTTTTTGCACCTGCCAGCTGTGGTTACTCTAGTCTTCTCAATATTTCATCTATAATTGAGAGCCAATATAAAGATACTTTTCAGGATAACTTACCTCACAATGTGGAAGAAGTGAAAAAAATTGCAGACTCAATAGAAACATGCGCCTGTTGTTGGGGCGCTCAATATAATGACACATTTAATTTTGTCACTGCACAGAAAAATGGTGATATTCATTTCTGGAAACTTCAAAGTGCTGAtgatgaaataggtattgaaaaaTTAACAGTGGAACATAGTAATGCGAGTGAAATTGTAACTATGCAATGGATTCCAATatcaaatgatgtatttctattagtATCAGCAAATATATTTGGGCAgttgtatgtttataaatatcaaTGGGAGAATAATTGTCCTAAATTAATTTACTGTGACTCCCCATGGCCGCACAAGGACAGAATGGTTGTGAGGCACCTCAAATACAGAGTTGTTAATGAGAAAATAATGTTAATCTGCAATAAACATAGACATTTACTTGTCCTTCTAATCGATGATACTTGTAATAAAGTATCAGAATATTTAAACAACCTAAATGATTATAAAATTACAGTTATATCTGAAAGTAACAAACATTTCTACATTGGTACAATAAACTGTTCAATATACAAAGTTGATATCACACTTACGGATGGAACACTAAACGTGAATGTGGAACAGAAAACATTTAAAGAAAATTTAGCTAATCATGATTTATGTGGACTTTGTTTTTCCAAAAATGGTGTTATATGTGCTTTAGCTGTTTTTAACAGAAAGATATTGTTTAGAAAAGAAAATGTTGCACTGGATGTCATTTTCCTTTGTGAAGAAGAAAGTTACGGGAGAGAATTGACATTACTGCTTGAAAACCCAACACGAAAGTTGACCAATTATTGGGACTGCTTGGAACTACTTAGATGTAAAGCCTTGAGACTAAAAACACTGCCGGCTGTAGACTATACTCAACTTTACTTAAATCAGAACATCTATGGGAATAAGTTGTATTTAATTCTTTTGAATTATTACGATACTTTAAACAACCTTCTTAAAAATAAGTCCAAAGGCTGTCTTCCAGAGACTTCTGTAGAGGTAACGAAGGAGTGGATTTTTGCTTTACATGCAAAAAATATGATTTCAGAATTTGCAGATATTTgcagaataaaacaaaacagtGAAGTTTTGACCGATTTAGATACACAAACATACTCATGTGCCAAGAAATATATCAAGTATTATTGCGAGAAGTATAAGAAAAACCTTACTGAGTTGGCGCCTTCAGTTTTTGATGATACTAAAGACAATTTTCAGTACACATGCCAATGTTGTGACGAGAACCTTAAAGGATTCTCATGTTCCAATGGCCATATAAATATGTTTTGTGGCTTGACTCTGACTCCGATAGAATCCAGCGACTATCTTAGTTGTTCTGCATGTGGTCTTATAGTAAGAAAAGAACTGGAACCAGAAAATCCGATCTGTTTGTTTTGTGacctacatttaaataattattttttacccacttaa
- the LOC134749875 gene encoding uncharacterized protein LOC134749875, protein MSFFGKQFKKVKAENASEVIGKLNLSAQIVALLRNQDTVTSFTKNADGTLQYVVKDSTGKVLVDQKIVLSALSDYKSPDGMETKVKFELTGDVLKSEMHMPDGKVVHMDRYFEANSLKLELYVQGVAEKATVYYEAL, encoded by the exons ATGTCGTTCTTTGGGAAGCAGTTCAAGAAAGTTAAGGCTGAAAATGCTTCGGAGGTCATTGGAAAACTAA ATCTCTCCGCGCAAATTGTGGCACTCCTGCGCAACCAAGACACCGTTACCTCCTTCACTAAAAACGCCGACGGCACCCTCCAGTACGTCGTCAAAGACAGCACCGGCAAGGTTCTCGTCGACCAGAAGATCGTCCTTTCAGCCCTCTCTGACTATAAAAGCCCTGATGGCATGGAGACTAAAGTCAAGTTTGAGTTGACGGGAGATGTCTTGAAGTCGGAGATGCATATGCCTGATGGGAAGGTCGTCCACATGGATAGATATTTTGAAGCTAACAGCTTGAAATTG gAATTGTACGTCCAAGGTGTCGCTGAAAAAGCCACTGTTTATTATGAGGCCCTTTGA
- the LOC134749874 gene encoding uncharacterized protein LOC134749874 — translation MSFFGKQFKKVKAENASEVIGKLNLSASIVALLRSQDTVICFTKNADGTLQYVVKDSTGKVLVDQKIVLSTLFDYKGPDGMETKAKFELAGDVLKSEMHMPDGKVVHMDRHFEANRSKLELYVQGVAEKATVYYEAL, via the exons ATGTCGTTCTTTGGGAAGCAGTTCAAGAAAGTTAAGGCTGAAAATGCTTCGGAGGTCATTGGAAAACTAA ATCTCTCCGCGTCAATTGTGGCACTCCTGCGCAGCCAAGACACCGTTATCTGCTTCACTAAAAACGCCGACGGCACCCTCCAGTACGTCGTCAAAGACAGCACCGGCAAGGTTCTCGTCGACCAGAAGATCGTCCTTTCAACCCTCTTTGACTACAAAGGCCCTGATGGCATGGAGACTAAAGCCAAGTTTGAGTTGGCGGGAGATGTCTTGAAGTCGGAGATGCATATGCCTGATGGGAAGGTCGTCCATATGGATAGACATTTTGAAGCTAACCGCTCGAAATTG GAATTGTACGTCCAAGGTGTCGCTGAAAAAGCCACTGTTTATTACGAGGCCCTTTGA